One genomic segment of Rhodohalobacter mucosus includes these proteins:
- a CDS encoding DUF3467 domain-containing protein yields the protein MNQEKQKKANPIEIELKEDEATGTYSNLVMITHSPSEFVFDFISMMPAVPKAKVVKRLVLTPDHAKRLLNALQDNIHKYESEHGQITSKEKFDMPFNYRGPKPEA from the coding sequence ATGAATCAGGAAAAACAGAAAAAAGCGAATCCTATCGAAATAGAGCTGAAGGAAGATGAGGCGACGGGTACCTATTCGAACCTGGTGATGATTACTCACTCACCGTCCGAATTTGTGTTCGATTTTATCTCAATGATGCCCGCCGTTCCAAAGGCAAAAGTGGTAAAAAGGCTGGTGCTTACACCCGATCATGCCAAGCGTCTGCTAAACGCACTGCAGGATAATATTCATAAATATGAATCGGAGCACGGACAGATAACTTCGAAAGAGAAGTTTGACATGCCTTTTAACTACAGGGGCCCCAAACCGGAAGCCTGA
- a CDS encoding LptF/LptG family permease, producing MINKIDRYIFFRLFIITFFVMAVLICIYILVDFSENSDDFVDKGATLAQIWKDYYLNYIPEMMRLVSPLAVLVACLFITVQMTERLEITAIKSTGISLYRLSLPYLFFGLCVAATISYMDAFIIPESNADRIEFERSYLSGSNDRIDRGGIFRQDSDSTIVSFNFYDVNSNSGYSVVYLVFQEDEINRVVNANRINWVDSTSTWMIDRGSEQIFMESGFEERQLQREELELNIIPRDLERRSSDIYQLTYPQALDYIESIQRIGASGITMPQVQLYSRMSYPLSIVIVCMIGFAIATERRKSGKGFYIASGLTVSFIYLSMMKIFEPFGSAGTLSPEFAALFPHAVFLLLGAGLLIAAKK from the coding sequence GTGATCAATAAAATTGACAGGTACATCTTTTTCAGGCTCTTCATTATCACTTTTTTTGTGATGGCGGTGTTGATCTGCATTTACATCCTGGTGGACTTCTCTGAAAACAGTGACGATTTTGTTGATAAAGGCGCCACACTTGCCCAGATCTGGAAAGACTACTATCTGAACTACATACCGGAAATGATGCGTCTGGTTTCACCTCTGGCCGTATTGGTTGCCTGTCTTTTTATTACCGTGCAGATGACCGAAAGGCTAGAAATAACAGCCATCAAATCAACCGGAATCAGCCTCTACAGGCTCAGTCTTCCCTATCTTTTTTTCGGACTGTGTGTTGCCGCCACCATCAGCTATATGGATGCATTTATCATACCCGAATCAAACGCTGACCGGATCGAGTTTGAGCGAAGCTATCTTTCGGGATCCAACGACCGGATAGACCGGGGCGGTATTTTCCGTCAGGATTCCGACAGCACCATTGTCAGTTTCAATTTTTACGATGTGAACTCCAATTCAGGGTACTCCGTAGTGTACCTTGTTTTTCAGGAAGATGAGATCAACCGTGTGGTAAATGCAAACCGCATCAACTGGGTCGACTCCACATCCACCTGGATGATAGACAGGGGAAGCGAACAGATTTTCATGGAGTCCGGATTTGAGGAGCGGCAATTACAGCGCGAGGAGCTGGAACTGAACATTATTCCGCGCGACCTGGAACGAAGATCATCCGACATCTATCAGTTAACCTATCCGCAGGCGCTTGACTATATCGAATCCATTCAACGAATCGGGGCTTCAGGAATCACTATGCCGCAGGTTCAGCTTTACAGCAGGATGTCGTACCCCTTGTCTATCGTCATTGTATGCATGATCGGTTTTGCCATTGCCACCGAGCGCAGAAAAAGCGGGAAAGGATTTTATATTGCAAGCGGGCTGACGGTCAGCTTTATCTACCTCTCCATGATGAAAATATTTGAACCTTTCGGAAGCGCTGGCACTCTTTCTCCCGAATTTGCTGCACTGTTTCCTCATGCGGTATTTCTCCTGCTTGGCGCAGGATTGCTAATTGCGGCAAAAAAATAG
- a CDS encoding LptF/LptG family permease, protein MLNSVQKDLLKKHLGPFLFCFFTMMFILLMQFLMLHVDKLVGKGLPIMIVLELIVTNLAYMVVLAVPVAILVSTLMAFGKFSEWNELTAVRAAGINPFKLILPVLIAGTLLFAFTAYFSNLILPEANHKARSLFLDIRMQKPAFDLQESTFYQDLEGYTFLIKEIDAETDSLIDVRVFQAETDGRDRAVVSAERGWLDSPDQFTLSLFLENGSILRYLPGERRDDETVERSFFDRYRMSFDLSDLAFSRSNPDQRSRTDRTMSTEAMLAVVDSLRTERENEYRSFTENVSESDDIPIFSDVGRTLTLGETRELDTLRVYDSEFYSVNQLFNPTLQINSLNRAINAMDSYHADLDRFYTNNNWRTFKIAELLVEVHKKFSIPFACILFVLLGAPIGMLTRNGNIGVAALISSGILTLFFISIIQGEKLADRLLISPMTGMWAVNLVLLTAGVLLTLRVSTSFRLTNLWSRDQ, encoded by the coding sequence ATGCTTAACAGCGTTCAAAAAGATCTACTTAAAAAGCACCTGGGACCCTTTCTCTTCTGCTTTTTCACCATGATGTTTATCCTGCTGATGCAGTTTCTTATGCTGCATGTGGATAAACTGGTTGGAAAGGGTCTGCCTATAATGATTGTTCTGGAGCTGATTGTTACAAATCTGGCCTACATGGTTGTTCTGGCGGTACCCGTTGCCATTCTTGTATCCACGCTGATGGCATTCGGCAAGTTTTCGGAATGGAATGAGTTAACCGCCGTTCGGGCAGCGGGTATCAATCCCTTCAAGCTGATCCTGCCCGTATTGATTGCCGGCACCCTGCTTTTCGCCTTTACAGCCTATTTCTCCAATCTCATCCTGCCTGAGGCCAATCACAAGGCGAGATCGCTTTTTCTCGACATCCGGATGCAGAAACCCGCATTCGATCTGCAGGAGAGCACGTTTTATCAGGACCTGGAAGGCTATACCTTTTTAATCAAAGAGATCGATGCTGAAACAGACTCCCTGATCGATGTGCGTGTATTTCAGGCAGAAACCGACGGACGCGACCGTGCGGTGGTGTCGGCCGAACGCGGCTGGCTCGACAGCCCGGATCAGTTTACACTGTCTCTTTTTCTGGAAAACGGATCCATTTTACGATATCTGCCGGGCGAGCGCCGGGATGATGAAACCGTGGAGAGGTCGTTCTTTGATCGCTACAGAATGAGCTTTGACCTTTCCGACCTTGCTTTTTCACGGTCAAACCCGGATCAGAGGAGCCGTACGGACCGCACCATGAGTACCGAAGCCATGCTTGCGGTGGTCGACTCGCTCCGTACCGAGAGAGAAAATGAATACCGTTCCTTTACCGAAAACGTGAGCGAATCGGATGATATTCCGATATTTTCGGATGTAGGCCGTACACTGACGCTTGGAGAGACACGGGAGCTGGATACACTCCGGGTGTATGATTCCGAGTTCTACAGCGTGAATCAGCTCTTCAACCCGACCCTGCAGATCAACTCTCTGAACAGGGCGATCAACGCTATGGACTCCTACCATGCAGATCTGGACCGCTTCTACACCAATAACAACTGGCGCACGTTCAAGATTGCGGAACTGCTTGTTGAAGTGCATAAAAAATTCTCCATTCCGTTTGCCTGTATCCTCTTTGTGCTTTTGGGTGCCCCTATCGGCATGCTTACACGTAACGGTAATATTGGCGTGGCTGCACTGATCAGTTCCGGGATCCTTACTCTCTTTTTCATCTCCATCATTCAGGGCGAAAAACTAGCCGACAGACTGCTTATTTCACCGATGACCGGCATGTGGGCCGTTAATCTTGTATTGCTTACCGCGGGAGTGCTTCTCACCCTCCGGGTAAGCACATCCTTCCGGTTAACCAATCTTTGGAGCCGTGATCAATAA
- the sprA gene encoding cell surface protein SprA, whose amino-acid sequence MHTTIRIYILKVMGCLACFALVGELHAQQNAEQAADTVRTAEFDSAFRAPDIKPVTPISLKPIPALYFITLPAERVEISTRADGGFTVEKQIRGYRSGYPTSMDFSSYASLKREEALTENWQFLIRESLRQQTRQRGLLDFSLVIPGGRESAFTTIFGSPEVNLRVNGLANMNVGASIQKSEDPALPPDQQTRIDPTFDQNLQLNIQGSIGDKLTIQTDWDTERPFEYQNRLSILYEGYEDEIIKSIELGNVSINTGNSLIRGSGSLFGVKSVAELGSLRLTSVISQQDGESNVETISGGSQEQPIRIRPAEYHDDRHFFLDFYTRQEFETSMANPQQLTQTLPIADVEVWVLRESIKADEGARLAVALADIGVIENQDGTFSAPNNELDAFPDALLDQFRDPQLGISADDLGIEDSRNFEEGYYTLLNEGTDYTINKVTGFISLRRSLGAREVLAVAFNYRGSQNDIIEVGELNRSGNDRIFLKMLRPANISTDNDLFQITMRNIYSLGVSNITSESLELELEFTEDNIARDRLPGRNATLLQDLGLDRVDTQGALEPDNQLDFGTGTLDAQNGLIIFPYLEPFGERIRNILQETAASAEEIDRLAYDELYAERQRNASQSSKNGFYRIRGTSRGGLQDNYNLGFALVEGSVRVFANGTELQEDIDYQVDYSFGTITILNDRYTAAGQDIQIEYENQALTSIEQKTFTGIRAEYELIRGFTLGGTFFRFSERPLDDKIGIGDEPISNSVIGFDTNARFDAPFLTRALDWLPLFQTRENSEFTFSGEIAQLRPGVAETRAVKQAIRNNELFPDEEDGLSFVDDFEGAEIKITLLNATRWNLAAAPAAVPGYPADAGFFEEEDFPGQPISNQQSRIERSDLRSTFSWYTIPRNISNILGGVEFTPESEPVRVTDVFPGRETQNPQEEIINTLDVYYDPGQRGQYNYNQDLQQLLEVEPERTWGGMTAVIPSGQEDFTQNNIEFLEFWVQPVLPGGQLPAASSIEDYDGRMYIDIGLITEDVVPNSKLNTEDGLALNPDNLILDNTANPRSALPANPPPPEGQFSNENRELEDVGYDGMPNANGANNLEERTVFEDFVEQMRVQWGEISSVFQQIQEDPSNDDYAFYGESQLDGLPLHERFHRMLGYADGNTPLDQSERRASTNRPDTEGLVNPSTVSLTNAYFQYEVALNPADETQLQIGAPGSYIVDRVPGSRQQDRWYLVRIPLEEFERQVGDISDFQNITYMRMWLSGYERPFTMRFASLEFVGSQWRQDEQINNTLDPNADIRISTINIEENSNRRPIPYRQPAGGIRAQNRGSQLQSLQNEQSIVLQTENLGPGATQLVKRVFPGGLNLLNYSNMRMFVHGEGYQERGDAELVVRIGNDLENNYYEYRQPVTPTNENFPWQPFDPANSGQLEQEAEEVWLYDQNSMNIVLSAFNQLKQLRDQENGNQFSDIYERSDILEDAVPGAVVAIKGNPSLSRVSEVGLGIRNPYDPDDTDGPGVPVLSAEMWLNELRVSGFDNEKGWAANAKTTLKLADFATVNANLSRQTQGFGSLDSRLGQRLFSNELAYDINTAVNLHSLLPQRYGWSIPVSFTARSSSSIPKYLPNQGDIRFSDFEQAVRNRGDLSEAEQDRLIDRVTREIETYSKSYSLNLSNMTKENSQNSLARYTLDNTTINYVYNTTDSRNPEYRFQDNWNYSASVRYNLNFRSVKFIRPLGFLGGVPLLSPLGGLQLGIMPNNLTTSASTRRSYEERLRRLQQGQTLLPRQQTHNFTYDTNLGIGYNLTPSISTSFQTQNVFDLTRVSVSNAGLSGPDSTAFTPDPSLDVFSGLLTGDISPRKSNYNENYTANWQPRFSNIGSLNWLTYTARYAGGFRWENSPFGSNLGSRISNSFRLDHTFRMDTQNLFRRLPFYRKAEEADQRERRERQAARSDENGEAEGFSAGETASYIGRRFVLALFSMRSIDISYNDSKTAAQSGFDGGSRFFDMFGGDTYSPGFGYRIGIQERISRDRLIANPDGLSSIQLPSSNTFSDNFGVTTRLNPFNNFSVDLNWQSQWDERTSELVSLAADNSITTVRSASGNISSSVWAFGSGYESLFRNQLQAAFDDMSATENLITTGGDETTVLNSVRLQRDFRNAYLGGSSSVGEKNFTPIPLPNWRINWTGVEGLFPFIGQYMQRATLTHSYTGLYRIGWNLNNNPGELITRRLGAYTIEDLRPEFDPSSVNIEKRFAPLIQLNVTWENGLRTQIGYETSNITSLAMSNSQVAERISRGLRMQIAYTLRNFRIPLFKRLTNNVDLSLTGNYVEDTEQRFLLDADLERALLEDATVIDRDPGAYDFNPRPPTGQTRINGEFLIGYRFSNTLTANFTYGFSQILPKSSSTFKRTTHDIRFNIRINIQSS is encoded by the coding sequence GTGCACACGACAATCCGCATTTATATACTGAAGGTGATGGGATGTTTAGCCTGTTTCGCCCTCGTGGGAGAACTGCATGCTCAGCAGAATGCGGAGCAGGCGGCCGACACCGTACGGACAGCGGAGTTTGACAGCGCCTTCAGAGCTCCGGATATAAAGCCGGTTACGCCGATCAGTCTCAAACCGATTCCGGCGCTCTATTTTATCACCCTTCCGGCCGAAAGGGTAGAAATCAGCACGCGTGCAGACGGCGGTTTTACGGTTGAGAAGCAGATAAGGGGGTACAGATCCGGTTACCCGACCAGCATGGATTTCTCCTCCTACGCAAGCCTGAAGCGTGAAGAAGCTCTGACAGAAAACTGGCAGTTTTTAATCCGTGAATCGCTCAGGCAGCAGACACGGCAGCGAGGCCTGCTCGATTTCAGCCTGGTGATTCCAGGGGGCAGGGAGTCGGCCTTTACCACCATTTTCGGTTCGCCGGAGGTAAACCTGAGGGTAAACGGCCTGGCGAATATGAATGTAGGCGCGTCGATACAAAAATCAGAAGATCCCGCCCTTCCGCCCGATCAGCAGACACGTATTGATCCTACATTTGACCAGAATCTGCAGCTGAATATTCAGGGAAGTATCGGCGACAAGCTAACCATCCAGACCGACTGGGACACCGAACGGCCATTTGAGTATCAAAACCGCCTCAGCATACTCTATGAAGGATACGAAGATGAAATTATAAAAAGCATTGAGCTGGGTAATGTTTCCATCAATACCGGAAACTCGCTGATACGGGGAAGCGGGTCGCTGTTTGGCGTCAAGTCGGTCGCCGAGCTGGGCTCACTGCGGCTTACGTCGGTTATTTCGCAGCAGGACGGTGAGAGCAATGTTGAAACCATCAGCGGAGGTTCGCAGGAGCAGCCCATTCGCATTCGTCCGGCCGAATATCATGACGACCGCCATTTTTTCCTTGATTTCTACACCCGGCAGGAGTTCGAAACCAGCATGGCCAATCCGCAGCAGCTTACCCAAACCCTTCCCATTGCGGATGTGGAAGTATGGGTGCTCAGGGAGAGCATAAAGGCGGATGAAGGAGCACGACTGGCCGTTGCGCTGGCCGATATTGGTGTCATTGAAAATCAGGACGGCACCTTTTCTGCGCCGAATAATGAACTGGATGCCTTTCCGGATGCGCTTCTCGATCAATTCAGGGATCCGCAGCTCGGGATATCGGCCGATGACCTTGGAATTGAGGATTCCCGCAACTTTGAGGAGGGATACTACACCCTTCTGAATGAGGGAACAGACTACACCATCAATAAAGTAACGGGCTTCATCTCTCTGAGACGATCGCTGGGAGCGCGTGAAGTGCTTGCCGTTGCTTTCAATTACCGCGGTTCGCAAAATGACATTATCGAAGTGGGTGAACTGAACCGGAGCGGCAACGACCGGATCTTTCTCAAGATGCTGCGTCCCGCCAATATCTCGACCGATAATGATCTTTTCCAGATCACGATGCGCAACATCTATTCGCTTGGCGTCAGCAACATCACCAGTGAATCACTGGAACTTGAACTGGAGTTTACGGAAGATAACATTGCGCGCGATCGTCTTCCGGGCCGGAATGCTACGCTTTTGCAGGATCTGGGTTTAGACAGGGTGGACACTCAGGGAGCACTGGAGCCGGACAACCAGCTCGATTTCGGAACAGGCACACTCGATGCACAGAACGGGCTGATTATTTTTCCGTACCTGGAACCGTTTGGTGAGCGGATTCGCAATATTCTGCAAGAGACTGCCGCTTCAGCAGAAGAGATAGATAGGCTCGCTTACGATGAGCTTTATGCCGAACGACAGAGAAATGCATCACAGAGCTCAAAAAACGGATTTTATAGAATTCGCGGAACCTCAAGAGGGGGGCTACAGGATAATTACAACCTTGGATTTGCCCTGGTGGAGGGATCTGTAAGGGTATTTGCAAACGGAACCGAACTGCAGGAGGATATTGACTATCAGGTGGATTATTCGTTCGGCACGATTACCATACTGAACGACCGCTACACGGCCGCAGGGCAGGATATCCAGATTGAATATGAGAATCAGGCGCTGACGTCCATTGAACAGAAAACGTTTACGGGGATTCGGGCCGAATATGAACTCATCCGCGGCTTTACGCTGGGGGGTACATTTTTTCGCTTTAGTGAACGTCCGCTGGATGACAAAATTGGAATCGGAGATGAGCCCATCAGCAATTCCGTAATCGGTTTTGATACCAATGCGCGGTTTGATGCTCCTTTTCTGACACGCGCCCTCGATTGGCTGCCGCTGTTTCAAACAAGGGAAAATTCTGAATTTACATTCAGCGGTGAAATTGCACAGCTTCGTCCCGGAGTAGCTGAAACCAGGGCTGTAAAACAGGCCATCCGGAATAATGAGCTCTTCCCCGACGAGGAGGACGGGCTCTCTTTTGTGGATGATTTTGAGGGGGCGGAGATCAAGATCACCTTGCTGAATGCTACGCGGTGGAACCTGGCTGCGGCGCCTGCAGCGGTTCCCGGGTATCCTGCTGATGCGGGTTTCTTTGAAGAGGAGGATTTTCCGGGTCAACCGATCAGCAACCAACAGTCGCGTATTGAACGGTCTGATCTGCGGTCCACGTTTTCATGGTACACCATTCCGCGAAATATCAGCAATATCCTGGGGGGTGTGGAATTTACGCCCGAGTCGGAGCCTGTGAGGGTAACGGATGTGTTTCCAGGCAGGGAGACGCAAAACCCGCAGGAGGAGATCATCAATACGCTCGACGTTTATTACGACCCCGGCCAGCGCGGGCAGTATAACTATAACCAGGACCTCCAGCAGCTGCTTGAGGTGGAACCCGAGCGCACCTGGGGAGGAATGACTGCTGTCATACCCTCCGGTCAGGAAGATTTCACCCAGAATAACATTGAATTTCTTGAGTTTTGGGTACAGCCCGTACTTCCCGGCGGTCAGCTGCCGGCTGCCTCTTCGATTGAGGACTATGATGGCCGCATGTATATCGATATCGGTCTGATTACAGAGGATGTGGTGCCGAATTCGAAGCTGAATACAGAAGATGGCCTGGCATTGAACCCGGATAATCTGATACTGGACAATACGGCCAACCCACGATCCGCGCTGCCCGCAAATCCGCCGCCGCCCGAGGGACAGTTTTCGAACGAAAACAGGGAACTGGAAGACGTGGGGTACGACGGCATGCCCAATGCAAACGGTGCGAACAACCTGGAAGAGCGAACCGTTTTTGAGGATTTCGTGGAACAGATGCGGGTTCAGTGGGGCGAGATAAGCTCTGTTTTTCAGCAGATTCAGGAGGATCCCTCAAATGATGATTACGCTTTTTACGGGGAGTCGCAGCTCGACGGGCTTCCCCTTCATGAGCGCTTTCACAGAATGCTCGGGTACGCAGACGGAAACACTCCCCTGGATCAAAGCGAACGCAGGGCGTCCACGAATCGCCCGGATACGGAGGGTCTGGTTAACCCGTCGACGGTAAGCCTCACAAACGCCTATTTTCAATATGAAGTGGCACTGAACCCGGCCGATGAAACACAGCTTCAGATCGGGGCACCCGGATCTTACATCGTTGACCGGGTACCCGGTTCCCGGCAGCAGGACCGATGGTATCTGGTCCGGATTCCCCTCGAAGAGTTTGAACGGCAGGTAGGCGATATCAGTGATTTTCAGAACATCACTTATATGAGAATGTGGTTGTCGGGTTATGAGAGGCCGTTTACCATGAGGTTTGCCTCACTGGAATTTGTTGGGAGCCAGTGGAGGCAGGACGAGCAGATCAACAACACACTTGACCCGAATGCGGACATCCGCATCAGTACCATCAACATTGAGGAAAATTCGAACAGAAGGCCGATTCCATACCGGCAGCCGGCCGGCGGTATCCGGGCCCAGAACCGGGGGTCGCAGCTGCAGTCGCTGCAGAATGAGCAGTCGATTGTTCTGCAAACCGAAAACCTGGGTCCCGGTGCCACACAGCTTGTAAAGCGTGTTTTTCCGGGCGGACTCAATTTACTGAACTACTCAAACATGAGAATGTTTGTGCACGGTGAAGGCTACCAGGAGCGGGGTGATGCAGAACTTGTGGTTCGGATCGGGAATGACCTTGAGAACAACTATTATGAATACCGTCAGCCGGTAACGCCTACAAATGAGAATTTTCCGTGGCAGCCGTTTGACCCGGCAAACAGCGGCCAGCTAGAACAGGAAGCAGAGGAGGTTTGGCTGTATGACCAGAACAGCATGAACATCGTGCTGTCCGCATTCAACCAGCTGAAGCAGCTGCGGGACCAGGAGAACGGCAATCAGTTTTCCGATATCTATGAGCGTTCCGACATTCTGGAGGATGCGGTACCGGGTGCGGTGGTTGCCATCAAGGGAAATCCTTCTCTGAGCCGTGTTTCAGAGGTTGGTCTTGGTATCCGCAACCCGTACGATCCCGATGACACGGACGGTCCCGGGGTTCCGGTACTGAGTGCGGAGATGTGGCTGAATGAGCTGCGCGTATCCGGTTTCGATAATGAAAAAGGCTGGGCGGCAAATGCAAAAACCACACTGAAGCTGGCGGATTTCGCCACGGTAAACGCAAATTTGTCTCGTCAAACGCAGGGATTCGGCTCGCTCGACTCCAGGCTGGGCCAGCGTTTGTTCAGCAATGAGCTGGCTTACGACATCAATACGGCAGTTAACCTTCACAGCCTGTTGCCGCAAAGGTACGGCTGGTCCATACCCGTCAGCTTTACGGCACGGAGTTCATCGTCCATTCCCAAATATCTTCCCAACCAGGGGGACATTCGCTTTTCTGATTTTGAACAGGCTGTAAGAAACAGGGGAGATTTGAGTGAAGCTGAACAGGACAGGCTGATTGACCGTGTTACAAGAGAGATAGAAACCTATTCGAAGAGCTATTCGCTGAATTTGTCGAACATGACCAAGGAGAACTCTCAAAATTCACTTGCCAGGTATACGCTCGACAATACCACCATCAATTATGTCTACAATACAACCGACAGCCGGAATCCGGAGTATCGATTTCAGGACAACTGGAATTACAGCGCGTCTGTAAGATACAATCTCAATTTCCGGTCGGTAAAATTTATCAGGCCGCTGGGTTTTCTGGGGGGTGTGCCTCTGTTGTCCCCATTGGGCGGGCTTCAGCTGGGAATTATGCCAAATAACCTTACCACGTCGGCCAGCACCCGCAGAAGTTACGAGGAGAGACTGAGGCGCCTGCAGCAGGGGCAGACCCTTCTTCCAAGGCAGCAGACACACAATTTCACATACGATACCAACCTGGGCATCGGGTACAACCTGACACCTTCCATATCAACGAGCTTTCAGACCCAGAATGTTTTCGACCTTACCAGGGTCTCCGTGAGTAATGCAGGCCTAAGCGGACCCGACAGCACCGCGTTTACCCCCGATCCGTCTCTGGATGTATTTTCAGGTCTGCTTACAGGTGATATTTCGCCCCGGAAAAGCAACTATAATGAAAACTATACAGCCAACTGGCAGCCCCGCTTCAGCAATATCGGTTCTTTGAACTGGCTTACCTATACCGCCCGGTATGCGGGTGGGTTCAGGTGGGAAAATTCACCGTTTGGATCCAATCTCGGATCCCGCATTTCCAACAGCTTCAGGCTCGATCATACGTTCCGAATGGACACCCAAAACCTGTTTCGCCGACTGCCGTTTTACAGGAAGGCGGAGGAAGCGGATCAGCGCGAGCGCAGGGAGCGTCAGGCGGCACGGTCGGATGAGAACGGGGAAGCTGAGGGGTTTTCGGCCGGTGAGACGGCTTCGTACATCGGCCGCAGATTTGTGCTTGCACTCTTCAGTATGAGAAGTATCGATATCAGCTACAATGATTCAAAAACAGCAGCTCAGTCGGGTTTTGACGGTGGTTCCAGGTTTTTTGACATGTTCGGCGGAGATACCTATTCGCCGGGTTTTGGATACAGAATCGGTATTCAGGAGAGAATATCGCGCGACAGACTGATCGCGAATCCGGACGGACTGTCATCGATTCAGCTGCCTTCCAGCAACACCTTTTCAGATAATTTCGGGGTTACCACGCGCCTCAATCCGTTCAACAATTTTTCTGTTGACCTCAACTGGCAGTCACAGTGGGATGAAAGAACCAGCGAACTTGTGTCGTTGGCGGCCGACAACTCCATAACAACCGTCAGAAGTGCATCGGGCAACATCAGCTCGAGCGTCTGGGCGTTCGGCAGCGGCTACGAGTCGCTCTTCCGTAATCAGCTGCAGGCCGCTTTCGATGATATGAGTGCAACTGAAAACCTGATTACCACGGGCGGCGATGAAACGACCGTACTGAACAGCGTTCGGCTTCAGCGGGATTTCAGGAACGCCTACCTGGGAGGCTCATCCTCCGTGGGAGAGAAAAACTTTACTCCCATACCGCTGCCGAACTGGAGAATCAACTGGACCGGCGTGGAGGGACTATTCCCGTTCATTGGCCAATACATGCAGCGTGCCACGCTGACCCACTCCTATACGGGGCTTTACCGGATCGGGTGGAATCTGAATAACAATCCCGGTGAACTGATCACGCGCCGTCTGGGTGCCTATACGATTGAGGATCTGAGGCCTGAATTCGATCCCAGTTCCGTGAACATCGAAAAGCGGTTTGCCCCACTGATTCAGCTGAACGTGACCTGGGAGAACGGTCTGAGAACGCAGATCGGCTATGAAACCAGCAACATCACCAGCCTGGCCATGTCGAACTCACAGGTTGCCGAACGCATCTCCAGAGGGCTTAGAATGCAGATCGCCTACACGCTCCGCAATTTCCGCATACCGCTGTTTAAACGGCTGACAAACAACGTAGATCTGAGCCTGACCGGCAACTATGTGGAAGATACCGAACAGCGTTTCCTGCTGGATGCGGATCTGGAGCGCGCGCTGCTGGAGGACGCGACGGTGATTGACCGCGATCCCGGCGCCTACGATTTCAATCCGCGTCCGCCTACGGGACAGACCCGCATCAACGGGGAGTTTCTGATCGGGTACCGTTTTTCCAATACGCTGACCGCCAATTTTACATACGGATTCAGCCAGATCCTGCCCAAATCGTCGAGCACCTTCAAGCGAACCACGCACGATATCCGTTTCAACATCCGGATTAACATTCAGTCGTCGTAG
- a CDS encoding patatin-like phospholipase family protein: MTPQFRNLVFEGGGVKGIACIGAMRVLDSHGYLEHITRVGGTSAGAINAMIYALGYTMDEQEEILNRTDFNSFMDDSFGIFRDLWRVWRRFGWNRGDAFMEWAGKLIERKLGKRNATFDDLKRAGRPDLYMIGTNLSSGYAEVFSHERHPDMPLVEAVRISMSIPLFFTARRLGEREDVFVDGGVIRNYPVKLFDRMKYIDMDREPGACRHTNYYDEENDIFLRKRPGRSPYVYNRQTLGMRLDTKEEIGLFRYNEPLKGSPVQAFKSYVKALMGALMQVQENVHLHSDDWQRTLYINTLDVETTDFDLPDEKKSALTEQGRIGAEAYFEWFHNPDEDPVCRI; the protein is encoded by the coding sequence ATGACACCACAATTCAGAAACCTGGTTTTTGAGGGCGGCGGGGTGAAGGGGATCGCCTGTATTGGAGCGATGAGAGTACTCGACAGCCACGGGTACCTGGAACACATCACGCGCGTGGGCGGAACGAGTGCAGGGGCGATCAATGCCATGATTTATGCACTCGGTTACACCATGGACGAACAGGAGGAAATCCTGAACCGAACCGACTTTAACAGCTTTATGGACGACTCATTCGGAATCTTCAGGGATCTCTGGCGTGTATGGCGCCGGTTTGGATGGAACCGAGGGGATGCGTTTATGGAGTGGGCCGGGAAACTGATTGAGCGAAAACTGGGTAAACGGAACGCCACATTCGATGATCTGAAACGTGCTGGTCGCCCGGATCTCTATATGATCGGAACCAATCTCTCTTCCGGTTACGCGGAGGTCTTTTCACATGAGCGTCATCCTGATATGCCGCTGGTGGAGGCGGTGCGTATCAGCATGTCCATTCCGCTCTTCTTTACCGCCCGCAGGCTGGGGGAGAGAGAGGATGTGTTTGTGGACGGAGGGGTGATACGGAACTACCCGGTGAAACTGTTCGACCGGATGAAGTACATTGATATGGACAGGGAGCCGGGAGCCTGCCGCCATACCAACTATTACGATGAGGAAAACGATATTTTTCTGAGAAAACGACCCGGACGCAGCCCGTATGTTTACAACCGCCAGACCCTCGGAATGCGGCTGGATACCAAAGAGGAGATCGGACTGTTCAGATACAATGAACCTCTGAAGGGGAGTCCTGTTCAGGCTTTTAAATCGTATGTGAAAGCCCTGATGGGTGCCCTGATGCAGGTTCAGGAAAATGTGCACCTGCACAGTGACGACTGGCAGCGCACGCTCTACATCAATACGCTTGATGTAGAGACCACGGATTTTGACCTGCCGGATGAAAAGAAAAGTGCTTTGACGGAGCAGGGAAGAATAGGCGCGGAGGCCTATTTCGAATGGTTTCATAATCCGGATGAAGACCCGGTCTGCAGAATCTGA